The proteins below are encoded in one region of Diorhabda carinulata isolate Delta chromosome 3, icDioCari1.1, whole genome shotgun sequence:
- the LOC130891897 gene encoding diuretic hormone class 2 isoform X2, with product MKGSGFGGSNGLLFLIIIAGIVVLKTTTTNAQQESYSYPGFYSPIYLERQNPKYLMQTISRLRQALINDEEMENSKRGLDLGLGRGFSGSQAAKHLMGLAAANFAGGPGRKRRSEDGV from the exons ATGAAGGGATCTGGATTCGGTGGTTCTAACGGATTATTATTCCTAATTATCATAGCAGGCATCGTTGTTCTAAAAACAACTACAACGAATGCACAACAGGAAag TTACAGTTATCCAGGATTTTATTCACCGATTTACTTAGAGAGACAAAATCCTAAATATTTGATGCAAACTATATCCAGATTGAGGCAGGCTTTGATCAAcgatgaagaaatggaaaa CTCGAAACGCGGTTTGGATTTAGGCTTGGGACGCGGTTTCTCAGGTTCCCAGGCTGCGAAACATCTGATGGGGTTAGCGGCCGCAAATTTCGCCGGCGGTCCAGGTCGTAAACGACGCAGTGAAGACGGAGTTTAA
- the LOC130891897 gene encoding uncharacterized protein LOC130891897 isoform X1, which translates to MKGSGFGGSNGLLFLIIIAGIVVLKTTTTNAQQESYSYPGFYSPIYLERQNPKYLMQTISRLRQALINDEEMEKMEIKRSGKPFRSDFEHERKRIAADFGTDRAQPGMVENRLRLFNTIG; encoded by the exons ATGAAGGGATCTGGATTCGGTGGTTCTAACGGATTATTATTCCTAATTATCATAGCAGGCATCGTTGTTCTAAAAACAACTACAACGAATGCACAACAGGAAag TTACAGTTATCCAGGATTTTATTCACCGATTTACTTAGAGAGACAAAATCCTAAATATTTGATGCAAACTATATCCAGATTGAGGCAGGCTTTGATCAAcgatgaagaaatggaaaa aATGGAAATTAAACGTTCGGGTAAACCGTTTAGAAGTGATTTTGAACACGAAAGGAAAAGAATAGCGGCAGATTTCGGTACAGATAGAGCTCAACCTGGTATGGTGGAAAACCGATTACGTCTTTTCAACACAATtggttaa
- the LOC130891899 gene encoding inactive hydroxysteroid dehydrogenase-like protein 1: MWDLTLPYSTHLALIGLMVVIYIIFEALWNSIVIIIAILTPFFNPNEDTSLLKKFGPWALVTGSTDGIGKAYALELAKRGINIVLVSRNEEKLKKTAEEIENKHLVKTKIIVADFSQVQKAVDTVKEKLGTLKIDILVNNVGKNYDYPLYLTEIPENLIVDIININTGAVTLMCRAFIEDMKKRGKGAIVNVSSGSELHPLPLMNVYAATKAYVKSFTAGLRYEYRNSGVTIQHLAPFFVNTNMSAFVPMLQRNNFIVPNAENYAKFAVMTLGKLTDTSGFWSHGIQRFIIKMCPTWIAIHGGANLNKIFRRDYINSRKKYDK, translated from the exons atgtggGACTTAACACTCCCTTATTCAACGCATTTAGCACTAATCGGATTAATGGTGGTTATTTACATCATTTTCGAAGCTCTATGGAACTCCATTGTAATAATTATAGCAATTTTAACGCCTTTCTTTAACCCTAATGAAGATACatctttgttgaaaaaattcggACCATGGGCAT tGGTAACAGGATCGACTGATGGAATTGGTAAAGCATACGCTTTAGAACTTGCCAAAAGAGGCATTAATATAGTACTCGTCAgtagaaatgaagaaaaattgaaaaaaacagcCGAAGAAATCg aaaacaaaCATCTCGTCAAAACGAAAATTATAGTCGCCGATTTTTCACAAGTACAGAAAGCTGTTGATACGGTTAAAGAAAAATTAGGAacattgaaaatagatattttag taaataacGTCGGTAAAAATTACGATTATCCATTGTATTTAACAGAAATTCCAGAAAATCTTATCGtggatataataaatataaataccgGCGCGGTGACTTTGATGTGCCGCGCATTtattgaagatatgaaaaagaGAGGTAAAGGAGCTATAGTGAACGTGTCCTCGGGATCAGAACTTCATCCTTTACCTCTGATGAACGTATACGCAGCCACGAAG GCTTATGTTAAAAGTTTCACGGCGGGTTTGAGATACGAATACAGAAATTCTGGTGTCACTATTCAACATCTCGCTCCATTTTTCGTTAATACCAATATGAGCGCGTTCGTTCCTATGTTGCAACGAAACAATTTCATTGTACCGAACGCGGAGAATTATGCGAAATTCGCCGTTATGACATTAGGAAAGCTTACGGATACGTCCGGTTTTTGGTCGCATGGGATACag agatttattattaaaatgtgtCCCACTTGGATTGCAATTCATGGAGGAGCTAATTTGAATAAGATATTTAGGAGGGATTATATCAActccagaaaaaaatatgataaataa